One stretch of Halobacillus litoralis DNA includes these proteins:
- a CDS encoding lytic transglycosylase domain-containing protein, translating into MDVSKIQQMIQMQAMSMLDNRNSNTLSSGMQNMTFQSLLNAVMEQAIRESAPSVPKRFSQPVNNLLTQQVPVPVEKSQEGNNIAEVTSGNAGLDNLIKKASERHGVDENLVRSVVKAESNFDAGVVSHAGAQGLMQLMPATAKGLGVKDPFDPEQNLMGGTKYLRQMLDRYDGNTELALAAYNAGPGNVDKYDGVPPFRETQNYITKILGRA; encoded by the coding sequence ATGGATGTAAGCAAGATCCAACAAATGATTCAAATGCAGGCCATGTCTATGTTAGATAATCGGAATTCGAACACTTTATCAAGTGGGATGCAGAATATGACGTTTCAAAGCCTTTTGAATGCAGTGATGGAGCAAGCGATTCGTGAGAGTGCACCTTCCGTGCCAAAGCGTTTTTCACAACCAGTGAACAACCTTTTGACACAGCAGGTACCAGTTCCTGTAGAGAAAAGTCAGGAAGGGAATAATATTGCGGAAGTAACCAGTGGAAACGCGGGTTTGGATAATCTCATAAAGAAAGCTTCAGAACGCCACGGGGTTGATGAAAATTTGGTGCGGTCTGTGGTGAAGGCTGAGTCGAATTTTGATGCTGGTGTCGTCAGTCATGCAGGAGCTCAAGGGTTGATGCAGCTTATGCCTGCTACAGCGAAGGGACTTGGCGTGAAGGATCCATTTGATCCGGAGCAGAACTTGATGGGCGGGACAAAATATTTGAGGCAGATGCTCGATCGTTATGATGGCAATACCGAATTAGCGCTTGCTGCTTATAATGCTGGTCCTGGGAACGTAGACAAGTATGATGGTGTACCACCATTCCGGGAAACGCAAAATTACATAACAAAAATACTTGGAAGAGCATAA